The genomic interval TCCAACGGTGTGGCGGATTTTCCGCAAGCGGAAAGCAGTGCAAGAAGCAGCAGGACGGCATAAGCGCGGCCATGGTGGCACGGGCGTCCCGCCCGTGGAAAATCATGGCCGGGACGGCCATGCCACCGGCGCCCGCCGTTGTCCGCGCTGTCCGTATTCCGTTCCATCAATACAATCCAAAATGCCCGTTTTCAGTCAGCATCCCCTTGTCCGCCAGGACGGGGAACTTCGTGGGATACCGGATAAACTCCACATGGCCGTCCATGTACAGCACATTGCTGCCGCCAGGCACATGGTTGAACACCGCGACACCGGCTGTGGCGCCCGCCTCTGAGGGATTGCCGAAGGTGTCCCACTGCACCGCGATCTCGCTCTGCGCGCTTGCCGCCGCGCCGGGATTGTTGATGTCCGTGATGAGAAACCGCTCCACCCCCTCGCGCAGGCGCAGCACCTTCTCCCCGTTCGCCGTGCCCCGCGCCACCGCCTGATCCACCATGGGCGGCCAGGCGCCGTCCGCCAGCGAGAGGTCCTGGGTGAAGTCCTTGACCCGCACCGGCGTGCTCAGTCCCGGAATGGACACCACGGTGGAAAAGGGCTTTGCGCCCATCGCGCCCCACAGCCCGTAGTACTCCTCCCGGTTTGTGGAGACATACCCCTTGTAGGCGTAGGACCGGCCCAACCGCGCGCTCTGGAAAAAGTTCTCCGCCACCCGGTCCCCGGAATCGCGCGCCGCCAACACCCACGAGTCAAAATCACCCGTGTCCGGAAGCCGCGTCGCCACATACTGGCCCGCCGCGTCAATCCCCGCGTCGGAAGGGCATTTCGCCGTTTCAAGGTCTGACAAGTATTCAGGATACACCGCCTCGGCGGAGGGCGCGCTGAGCAGGGTCATGCCGTTCATGAAAGGGTTGCCGAAAGGCGCGCACGGCGGAAACTGCCCGCCGCCGCTCTCGTTCGCGTACATCTTGAAAACCAGCCCGAACTGCTTCAGGTTGTTTTGGCAGCTTGAGCGCCGCGCCGCCTCGCGCGCCCGCGCCAACGCGGGCAGCAAAATGGCGGCCAGTATGCCGATAATCGCAATGACAACCAAGAGCTCTATCAGGGTGAATCCGCGCCTCATTTCTGGCCATGCTCCTCGG from Candidatus Hydrogenedentota bacterium carries:
- a CDS encoding DUF1559 domain-containing protein; translation: MRRGFTLIELLVVIAIIGILAAILLPALARAREAARRSSCQNNLKQFGLVFKMYANESGGGQFPPCAPFGNPFMNGMTLLSAPSAEAVYPEYLSDLETAKCPSDAGIDAAGQYVATRLPDTGDFDSWVLAARDSGDRVAENFFQSARLGRSYAYKGYVSTNREEYYGLWGAMGAKPFSTVVSIPGLSTPVRVKDFTQDLSLADGAWPPMVDQAVARGTANGEKVLRLREGVERFLITDINNPGAAASAQSEIAVQWDTFGNPSEAGATAGVAVFNHVPGGSNVLYMDGHVEFIRYPTKFPVLADKGMLTENGHFGLY